The following are encoded together in the Streptococcus oralis genome:
- a CDS encoding multidrug efflux MFS transporter, which produces MQEISWKENLRVAWFGSFLTGASISLVVPFMPIFVEQLGIEGEQVAFYAGLAISVSAVSAALVSPIWGILADKYGRKPMMIRAGLAMTITMGGLAFVPNIYWLLFLRLLNGVFTGFVPNATALIASQVPKDKSGAALGTLSTGVVAGTLTGPFVGGFIAEIFGIRNVFLLVGAFLFLAAILTIFFIKEDFQPVAKEKAIPTKEVFSAFKYPRLLVNLFLTSFVIQFSAQSIGPILALYVRDLGQTENLLFVSGLIVSSMGFSSMMSAGVMGKLGDKLGNHRLLIVAQMYSVIIYLLCAHATSPLQLGLYRFLFGLGTGALIPGVNALLSKMTPKSGISRIFAFNQVFFYLGGVIGPMAGSAVAGYLGYHVVFYATAACVAFSCLCNLVQFRSLLKVKEI; this is translated from the coding sequence GTGCAAGAGATTAGTTGGAAAGAGAATCTTCGTGTCGCCTGGTTCGGTAGTTTTCTAACGGGCGCCAGCATTTCCTTGGTCGTTCCTTTCATGCCTATCTTTGTGGAGCAGTTGGGAATTGAAGGAGAGCAAGTTGCTTTTTATGCTGGATTAGCCATCTCAGTTTCGGCTGTTTCAGCAGCTCTAGTTTCTCCTATCTGGGGTATTCTTGCTGACAAGTACGGTCGAAAGCCCATGATGATTCGAGCTGGGCTTGCCATGACCATCACTATGGGAGGTTTGGCCTTCGTGCCAAATATCTATTGGCTACTCTTTTTGCGCTTGCTCAATGGTGTATTTACTGGTTTTGTCCCCAATGCAACAGCCTTGATTGCTAGTCAGGTACCTAAAGATAAGTCTGGAGCGGCTCTGGGGACTCTATCTACAGGTGTAGTTGCGGGAACACTGACGGGTCCCTTTGTTGGAGGCTTTATTGCTGAAATTTTTGGCATTCGTAATGTTTTTTTATTGGTAGGCGCTTTCTTATTTTTAGCTGCAATCCTAACCATTTTCTTTATCAAGGAAGATTTTCAGCCAGTGGCTAAGGAGAAGGCTATCCCAACGAAAGAAGTATTTTCTGCTTTCAAGTATCCTAGGCTCTTAGTAAACCTATTTTTGACGAGCTTTGTCATTCAATTTTCAGCTCAATCAATTGGCCCCATTCTGGCTCTCTATGTGCGGGACTTAGGGCAGACTGAGAATCTCCTCTTTGTATCAGGATTGATTGTATCCAGCATGGGATTTTCTAGCATGATGAGTGCTGGAGTGATGGGAAAGCTTGGTGATAAGCTAGGGAATCATCGACTTCTGATAGTGGCACAGATGTATTCCGTCATCATTTACCTTCTTTGTGCCCATGCAACCAGCCCCCTTCAACTTGGCTTGTATCGTTTTCTCTTTGGTCTGGGAACGGGCGCTCTCATACCGGGAGTTAATGCCCTTCTTAGCAAAATGACTCCGAAATCAGGTATTTCAAGGATTTTCGCCTTCAACCAAGTCTTTTTTTACCTCGGTGGAGTGATTGGACCTATGGCGGGATCCGCAGTTGCAGGATATTTGGGCTACCATGTTGTCTTTTATGCGACAGCTGCCTGTGTAGCTTTCAGTTGTTTATGTAACTTAGTGCAATTTAGATCATTATTAAAAGTAAAGGAAATCTAG
- the smpB gene encoding SsrA-binding protein SmpB: MAKGEGKVVAQNKKARHDYTIVDTLEAGMVLTGTEIKSVRAARINLKDGFAQVKNGEVWLSNVHIAPYEEGNIWNQEPERRRKLLLHKKQIQKLEQETKGTGMTLVPLKVYIKDGYAKLLLGLAKGKHDYDKRESIKRREQNRDIARVMKAVNQR, translated from the coding sequence ATGGCAAAGGGCGAGGGAAAGGTCGTCGCACAAAATAAAAAGGCGCGCCACGACTATACAATCGTAGATACGCTAGAGGCAGGGATGGTCCTGACTGGAACTGAAATCAAGAGTGTACGAGCTGCTCGAATCAATCTCAAGGATGGCTTTGCCCAAGTAAAAAATGGGGAAGTCTGGCTGAGCAATGTTCATATTGCCCCTTACGAAGAGGGAAATATCTGGAACCAGGAACCTGAACGTCGTCGTAAACTCCTGCTCCATAAGAAACAAATCCAAAAATTAGAACAAGAGACTAAAGGAACAGGAATGACGCTGGTTCCTCTTAAAGTCTATATCAAAGATGGTTATGCTAAACTCCTTTTAGGACTTGCTAAAGGGAAACATGACTATGATAAACGGGAGTCAATCAAACGTCGTGAGCAGAATCGCGATATTGCGCGTGTGATGAAAGCTGTCAACCAGCGTTAA
- the coaE gene encoding dephospho-CoA kinase (Dephospho-CoA kinase (CoaE) performs the final step in coenzyme A biosynthesis.) has translation MGKIIGITGGIASGKSTVTNFLREKGFQVVDADAVVHQLQKPGGRLYQVLVQHFGQKIILENGELNRPLLASLIFSNPEEREWSKRTQGEIIREELAALRDQLARTEAIFFMDIPLLFEQGYANWFDETWLVYVDRDVQVERFMKRDHLSKEVAESRLAAQWSLEKKKDFASHVLDNNGSRDQLVTQVVKLLEGGDSCARD, from the coding sequence ATGGGAAAAATTATCGGAATCACAGGAGGAATTGCCTCTGGTAAGTCAACTGTGACAAATTTTCTAAGAGAAAAAGGCTTTCAAGTGGTGGATGCTGACGCAGTCGTCCATCAGCTACAAAAACCTGGTGGACGTCTTTATCAGGTCTTAGTCCAGCATTTTGGTCAGAAAATTATCTTAGAAAATGGAGAACTCAATCGTCCTCTCCTAGCTAGTCTCATATTTTCAAATCCTGAAGAGCGGGAATGGTCTAAGCGAACCCAAGGAGAGATTATTCGTGAGGAACTGGCAGCATTGCGAGACCAGTTAGCCCGGACAGAAGCAATTTTTTTCATGGATATTCCCCTGCTTTTTGAACAGGGATATGCCAACTGGTTTGATGAGACGTGGCTGGTCTATGTGGACCGAGATGTTCAGGTGGAACGTTTCATGAAACGGGATCATCTTTCTAAGGAAGTAGCAGAGTCCCGTTTGGCCGCCCAATGGTCTTTAGAGAAAAAGAAAGATTTTGCCAGTCATGTTCTAGACAACAATGGCAGTCGTGATCAGCTTGTGACTCAAGTAGTGAAGTTACTTGAAGGAGGCGATAGCTGTGCAAGAGATTAG
- the rnr gene encoding ribonuclease R: MKDKIKEYLQEKGRVTVNDLAQALGKDGSKDFRELIKTLSLMERKHQIRFEDDGSLCLDQKKKHEITLKGIFHAHKNGFGFVSLEGEEDDLFVGKNDVNYAIDGDTVEVVIKKVADRNKGTAAEAKIIDILEHSLTTVVGQIVLDQEKPKYAGYIRSKNQKISQPIYVKKPAIKLEGTEVLKVFIDKYPSKKHDFFVASVLDVVGHSTDAGIDVLEVLESMDIVSEFPEAVLKEAESVPEAPSQKDMEGRLDLRDEITFTIDGADAKDLDDAVHIKPLKNGNIELGVHIADVSYYVTEGSALDKEALNRATSVYVTDRVVPMLPERLSNGICSLNPQVDRLTQSAIMEIDKHGRVVNYTITQTVIKTSFRMTYSAVNDILAGDEEKRQEFKKIVPSIELMAKLHERLESMREKRGALNFDTSEAKILVDKKGKPVDIVLRQRGVAERMIESFMLIANETAAEHFSKLDLPFIYRIHEEPKAEKVQKFIDYASSFGLRIYGTASEISQEALQDIMRAVEGEPYADVLSMMLLRSMQQARYSEHNHGHYGLAANYYTHFTSPIRRYPDLLVHRMIRDYGRSKEIAEHFEQVIPEIATQSSNRERRAIEAEREVEAMKKAEYMEEYVGEEYDAVVSSIVKFGLFVELPNTVEGLIHITNLPEFYHFNERDLTLRGEKSGITFRVGQQIRIRVERADKMTGEIDFSYIPSEFDVIEKGLKQAGRKDRGRGSSRRSDKKEDKRKSGRSNDKRKHSQKDKKKKGKKPFYKEVAKKGAKHGKGRGKGRRTK; this comes from the coding sequence ATGAAAGATAAAATTAAAGAATATTTGCAAGAGAAGGGGCGAGTGACGGTAAATGACCTGGCTCAGGCTCTCGGAAAGGATGGGTCCAAGGATTTCCGTGAGTTGATTAAAACCCTGTCTCTGATGGAAAGAAAGCACCAGATTCGTTTTGAAGATGATGGTAGCTTATGTCTGGACCAAAAGAAGAAACATGAAATTACCCTCAAAGGGATTTTTCATGCCCATAAAAACGGCTTTGGCTTTGTCAGTCTAGAAGGCGAAGAGGACGACCTTTTTGTAGGAAAAAACGATGTCAACTATGCCATTGATGGTGATACCGTTGAGGTTGTGATTAAGAAAGTCGCTGACCGTAACAAGGGAACTGCTGCAGAAGCCAAAATTATTGATATCTTAGAACACAGCCTGACAACCGTTGTCGGGCAAATCGTTCTGGATCAGGAAAAGCCCAAGTATGCGGGCTACATTCGTTCAAAGAATCAGAAAATCAGCCAGCCAATCTATGTGAAGAAACCAGCTATCAAGTTGGAAGGTACTGAAGTTCTCAAGGTCTTTATCGACAAATACCCAAGTAAGAAACATGATTTCTTTGTCGCTAGTGTGCTGGACGTGGTGGGACACTCGACTGATGCCGGGATTGACGTTCTTGAAGTCTTGGAATCCATGGATATTGTTTCAGAATTTCCAGAAGCTGTTCTCAAGGAGGCAGAAAGTGTACCAGAAGCTCCGTCTCAAAAGGATATGGAAGGTCGTCTGGACCTGAGAGATGAAATCACCTTTACCATTGACGGCGCGGATGCCAAGGACTTGGACGACGCAGTTCACATTAAGCCTTTGAAAAATGGCAATATCGAACTCGGTGTTCACATCGCGGATGTTTCCTACTATGTGACAGAGGGTTCTGCACTCGATAAGGAAGCCCTTAACCGCGCGACTTCTGTCTATGTAACAGACCGAGTGGTCCCAATGCTTCCAGAACGTTTGTCAAATGGCATCTGCTCTCTCAATCCTCAAGTCGATCGCTTGACCCAGTCTGCCATTATGGAAATTGATAAACATGGTCGTGTGGTTAATTACACTATTACCCAAACAGTTATCAAGACTAGCTTCCGTATGACCTATAGCGCTGTCAATGACATCCTAGCTGGCGATGAGGAAAAGAGACAAGAGTTTAAGAAAATTGTTCCTAGTATCGAACTCATGGCTAAGCTTCATGAAAGGCTAGAAAGCATGCGTGAGAAACGTGGAGCTCTCAATTTTGATACCAGCGAAGCTAAGATTTTAGTAGATAAAAAAGGCAAGCCAGTTGATATCGTTCTTCGTCAGCGTGGTGTTGCTGAGCGGATGATTGAGTCCTTCATGTTGATTGCCAATGAAACGGCTGCCGAGCACTTTAGTAAACTGGACCTACCTTTCATTTATCGGATTCATGAGGAGCCTAAGGCAGAAAAAGTTCAGAAGTTTATTGATTACGCTTCGAGCTTTGGCTTGCGAATTTATGGAACTGCCAGTGAGATTAGCCAGGAGGCGCTTCAAGACATCATGCGTGCGGTTGAGGGAGAGCCCTATGCGGATGTATTATCCATGATGCTTCTCCGTTCTATGCAACAGGCTCGCTATTCTGAGCACAATCACGGTCACTATGGACTAGCTGCTAACTATTATACTCACTTCACCAGTCCTATTCGCCGTTATCCAGACCTTCTAGTCCATCGAATGATTCGGGATTACGGCCGTTCTAAGGAAATAGCAGAGCATTTTGAACAAGTGATTCCAGAGATTGCAACCCAGTCTTCCAATCGTGAACGTCGTGCCATTGAGGCGGAGCGTGAAGTCGAAGCTATGAAAAAAGCTGAGTACATGGAAGAATACGTGGGAGAAGAGTACGATGCAGTTGTATCCAGCATTGTCAAGTTCGGTCTTTTTGTCGAATTGCCAAATACAGTTGAAGGCTTGATTCACATTACCAATCTACCTGAATTTTATCATTTCAACGAACGGGATTTGACTCTCCGTGGGGAGAAATCGGGCATAACTTTCCGTGTAGGTCAGCAGATTCGCATTCGAGTTGAAAGAGCCGATAAGATGACAGGTGAAATTGACTTCTCTTATATCCCAAGTGAGTTTGATGTCATCGAAAAAGGTTTGAAACAAGCTGGGCGCAAAGATAGAGGTCGTGGCTCAAGTCGTCGTTCAGATAAGAAGGAAGACAAGAGAAAATCAGGACGCTCAAATGATAAGCGCAAGCATTCACAAAAAGACAAGAAGAAAAAAGGTAAGAAACCTTTTTACAAGGAAGTAGCTAAGAAAGGAGCCAAGCATGGCAAAGGGCGAGGGAAAGGTCGTCGCACAAAATAA
- the rpmG gene encoding 50S ribosomal protein L33, which produces MRVKINLKCSSCGSMNYLTSKNSKTHPDKIEVLKYCPKERKVTLHLESK; this is translated from the coding sequence GTGCGAGTAAAAATCAATCTCAAGTGCTCCTCTTGTGGCAGCATGAATTATCTAACCAGTAAGAACTCCAAAACCCATCCAGACAAGATTGAGGTGTTAAAATATTGTCCAAAGGAAAGAAAAGTAACTTTACATCTTGAATCTAAGTAG
- the secG gene encoding preprotein translocase subunit SecG: MYNLLLTILLVLSVVIVIAIFMQPTKNQSSNVFDASSGDLFERSKARGFEAVMQRLTGILVFFWLAIALALTVLSSR, from the coding sequence ATGTATAACCTATTATTAACCATTTTATTAGTATTATCTGTTGTGATTGTGATTGCGATTTTCATGCAACCAACTAAGAACCAATCCAGCAATGTATTTGATGCCAGCTCAGGTGATTTGTTTGAACGTAGTAAAGCGCGTGGTTTTGAAGCTGTGATGCAACGTTTGACAGGTATTTTAGTCTTTTTCTGGCTAGCCATTGCCTTAGCATTGACAGTATTATCAAGTAGATAA